TATTTGATCCCATGTATGTGTTTAAGATTATTTTATAAATACAATGCAAAATAAACAAAGATTTTCTGTATTTACTCCCGTTCAAATTATCGACAAGTAGTAGGTCTAAGCCATGTTTCCTTCACTTAACTTTCTTTACTATCCTATGACTGTGATGATAATTTGTACATAGTACATTAAGATATCACAAAGAAAACTCTAACATTTGTTTGTACAGTTTTACCCTGACATTTGCAAAAATtgattttgcaaaaaaaaatgaTGGTTAGCCTGCTTTTGCAAGCACCTGCTCAATTTCACTTGCTATCAGTTTGAAGTAATACAATATTCTATTTCTTACAAGTTTTCAAACTTGTAACTGCCTACAAATATTATGAACTAGATGCCATGAGATTTCTTTCTTGTTTACATTCTCAGTGAAAAAGCTTTTCAAAGTTCCCTGCAGCACATGTCTCCTTCATTTACAATTTTTAATGTTCAACTTCAACATAAGAGAGATTTGAAGAGTTCATACTGTGAGATACAGTCTTGTAATTCAATGAATAATTTGAATTAATTTCTGCATCTGGAGCTATGTGAAATTCATCTCCATGTGAAAGAGCAAAGTTATGAAGAACACAGCCAGCCAAAATGACTTTGCTAGCAACTTCCAGTTCAGAAATATCTACATGCTGAAGTCGACAGAATCTAGCTTTTAATATTTTAAAGCTTTTATCAATGATACTTCTTGCTTTATCATGTAGAGTGTTGAACTTCTTCTGTCGATCATTGAGATGTGCTCCACTATAAGGGGTTAAGAGTGTTGGTAGTTGAGGGTATGACGAACTGCCAAGAATGTGCTTATGCGGTTCAATCAGCGGATTAGTCCGGTCAACAAGACGACTGTACAAGGGAGATCCTACGAGCACTTGTGAGGGACTACATCGTCCGGGGAAGCCTACACAAACATTCTGGAAAATCATCTTATCATCACACACAGCTTGCATAACAGTAGTATAAATGTTCAACTTATTATTTAGGAACTGATTAGGATCATCTTCTGATACTGGTCGTTTGATACTAATGTGGACACTACCAATAGCACCAATTACACCAGGAAAACCGTACTGATCTTCAAAAGCTTTAGTAATTGTTCCACATCTCTCTAAAGAAGGCCAGAAGATATACCTCCCAGAGAGGACACACAATTCATGACAAATTTGCACAAATATTGGATGTATTAACTCATTCTTTATTCCAAAGATACCTGAAGCTGATGAATATTGTTCTGTATTCCCCATCAACCAACAAGTAAGTAATACTTTCTTCTTGACAGGCACTGACTCGGCAACCACATTATGTGCATCAGCAAGGCTCTTTTCAATGACAGTAATCAAATTCTGTAAGAATAAAGAACATTAGTTAAACACTGATGGCAAATTACTTATGAATAAAAGGTACAGGCTTTCAAACACAAAGTGTACAGCAGACCTAAAATACCAGCGATAAAAGTCTTGAAGGACTTCACTAGGCTATGAcaatgaaatggaatgaatgaagcccccatctagaagtgagaataggaactgtgctggctgctgaagcctgtcgcacagGCATGTCAATACTAAATATAAATCAGAAACAATCCTATCTGACAAACTATTACAGTTCCCCTTCCCTCCAACAGCGTACAGACCTTGCTGGTACACACAGACACAACACTAGGAGGAAAGAAGCTTTGAGCGCAGTAAGAGGCCTGGTGCGAGTCAGTCATGACGGGTGTCAGGTGGTGAGTAAACTTATGGTCTTACTAAACACGACAGCCAGATCACTTTCGTTATCAAGCTTCAAAATTTCGTTCTCCTTTCGAAATTTGGATGCAACAACATCATAGGGAGTTGCTTTCCCTCTTGAACATAATCAGTCCATTTCATCTGACAAGAAAATTCCCTTTTTCCATTCACAGTGAGTGTTTAATGTCACAAAAATTTGTACAGTTGTACACTACTGTTtcatttatatattattaaattttaaaattcaattgTCTTAGGATAATTTTTCAAGTGCTATTTTACAAATAACACATCTTTCACATGAGTTATCAAATAATGACAATGAGGAATAAACCAAAGACTCTTTAGATATTGAGACTTTTCATCGTATCAAAGACAAGTTGTTTTTAACATGAGTagttaatttgtgttttatttatgtaacttatgtttttgtgcatattttaattGTAAATCAAGATCATGGCTGAAAATGTTTTCTATGATAAACGAAACATGTCCagactaattttaaaataaattgatgttattttaatctaagagaaatcataagtttttaaaatggtggaaaggtggaacttctcaaacttacaagttggaatttgttatgaACTATCACAGCCCAGATGCAAGAACTCTGTCAACTTGTATCAGTTACATATAGAATGACAGGAATAAGAATAGGACTAACACAATGACAGGTTGGTATTGGAAGAGGGAGCAACAAACACGGGAgacaagaacaatctccacatcttcaaacagACAGGCTCTCCCTTCACCAATCTcacttttaatatttatttctcagCCCCTGATGAACTTGCTTCAGCTTCCCAGCTTCATCTGGAAGGTGAAGCTTCAAcattcattgaggggccatcttggcAGATCTTCGACCTTGAGAAAAGGATAAGAAGCTGGATGAACACAAGAAAAGGGAGGAAAGAAAAAGATAAATATGAACATAgatggtaaaagactaggaacacaggacaaacaatTAACAAATCACATCTTATACACAAAGAcagaaacaagaaaaggaacacacgtGATAGGATAAACCCCAATGACCTGCAGAAGTGCCAATTTTCCAAGCAGATATCAGTAAATTCGCCCACCCCAACCAAACCTCAGAAAATTTTCGAGTCAAATCCAAAACATGCTCCTCCCCTGCTCAATAATGACTTTCCCCTTTGCCCTTCCAACAGCTATCAATTCTTTTAAGTATATCATATTCcacaataaaatttgcacattCTATGAtacattctttgtagcttgtttcgcacccagcagctgcttttcagtctaagattttttgaagcatccttttcccctgtgatgacattttcatcttctgaaccataagcgattccagtgtcgATGTGCTTATTCTATGCCCAAATCCTGTCTGATTTTTTCCTATCAACACTGCCTTTCTGTGGAGAGTTACTTTCAGATGCACTTAATACTGCAAATGCAACACTGTATAAtgttttatagtggagaagagcagggTAGATTCACAGTGAAATTAACGATATTGACGGATGGCAGAAGGAAGTGACGATCGAGTTAATATAGTTGCCAACTAACAAGCATTGAAACTAGGAGGGTTGAGCAATAATGCTCTAAAGGATGGAACTATTTTCTTCTTTCCTTCGTTTTTGCAGATTTTTTTTCGTGATATCGCTTTTctataataatttcccctttgaccgcaatgctgtaatcgtgaggtgaaatctgtAATAGTTGGTACCTGTGCATGTCAGCACTGTAACAGGGAATAGAAAAGAacgacaaggacaaacatgaaaacacaacagAAGGACATGGACACTTTTTGACTTTTTGCATCTTCGGACTCGTCATTGTTTTCACCCcattttgtttgttcctttctattatttatgtaattttaaGCAGTCTGATTAGTCAGAAGCCATACTTTTTCAGTTTTGACTAGTTAACAGTGACAATGTGAAAAAACTTTGTCGGACACAATGTAGAACACAGTAGACCCTCTGATACCCATCACGTACGGAATTGGTACGTGAACAAAAGGTCTGATAATCTGAGGAACACATAAAAACTTTATTATAACTCAGAAAGGAATGTAAACTAGTTTTACAGtaactaaaaataaaatttcacaaaatGTTGAGACTATACAgttagttttttctttctttttttctttttttgaagaaAAGGTGCCAGTACTCACCATGTAGGTGCTATTACAACAACTTCCACGCTTCTAACATACTCTCTGATATACTCCTTTCTTACTTTTctttacaaattttaatttattcttccacctaatcaatacatagtttATATCATCAAACAGCAGCCATCCTCAACTGTTCACCATATCATTAAAATCAAATGGGGTTGAATCCCATAAGTTATGATTACacttatggttaagtgtaagagtccttcgccactattaaagacaatttaaaaattttttttaaaatatatacacacttaaaatgttcaaatatttaacACTTGGAGTAACGGTTTTGTGGATTTGGGTTCCAAAATGTAACTTGATATTTAAAGAATTCAGTGTCGCTGCATTCAAATCGACCCTTAATCAAATGAAAGTGACATAAAATGTCACTGTCTAATAATCCTGCAAGAGAATCATTATAAAAATATCTAGGCTATATTAAAAAGAGTGtaacatttttaaaatgaaattatcaCAGTATTGATACAGGCAAAATCTATTAATTGTTGAGGCACATGCCGACCACGTACTTGAGGAGGTGGAGCAGGGGGGGGAGGAGGATATTGGTGTGTCATGAACTTCCTTGTTGTTATCTTCAGCTTCAAAGGAGGAGGAATACGTCGTAGGGCTATCTGGAGGTGGAGACATTCCAATTCCTTTCTTGTGATCtttttcaagcattttcaaatatatcaGAATTTTATCATATAATGGGTGTTCTTATATTCtatagcctcattaaggttatcatttttctttacaagttggtctagatgaatgtatagatttTCATATGTATTCATTACGCTgcccttttaaattttttttatgatggtcaggtcttgttctatgttggtaaatttatgacctgtggtagTCATGTGTgttcccatagctgagaatctatgtttttcagcattcacatgttctaaatatcttactttaaaattgcggccagacaattacttataaatgtataatatttaatttaaaaattggcctttttttcatgaattttcttttaagaaaagaataatcattaggacctattctctatggattattatacaagtgtttccttgacaactgctttctattgtagaaagaatttatataatccctcttaagtattttgtttttaatattgtcagtacgttaattttaaggacacttcctctaaagcattgatacttCGTCATTATATGaaattttcatctaaacagtgttatgtggctgaagatgtttataatagacgaaacatgtaccattcttaaccaataagttgccttaagcaatgcagtgtatcgacaaggtggaaaataaaatatacttagttgtgaattctgtgtaagtgcgatacggaccatgaagctgattttacgGATATCCCAATGTTTGAAAAGCAAGTCATATCCATCTatatcagggccatccaaacagcgctccccgagcgctagcgctctggccgcgctccaagcaagtgctccgagcgctttgagggaaggtagtttcggtagtggagggaggagcttggctggctgagcgagcggtctgcccaccgggccgaagagagcaaccgattttttagtgtgccactgagattttatgtgttaaagaaacacaatttgtaacaccactaaccacagggatgattacggtgatttgacagacgccagtcgccaatcgaagttggaaggattgaaagaaaatttcaagcagcactgttctgtattgctgttttaatttttaaatgcttatttataaacgggaatgaataaatgattgaattatctgaagaacacaaaAGTTGTGACTTACCGTATTTTTGTGTGACAGGAGATTttggagagtgaggttggtggacccactttacgaacaagctacaaatgctcgtcgcaaattgccaatgctgggaaacccttcgcggaagggaatgtaatcaaggagtgcctaatggacgcggcggcatgtatttgtcctatggagctatttgagaaatttcacaaaatatctcagacgtaatcggaacagttgtgcgagtggtaaattttcttcgatcctagggactcacgcaccgtcaattcaaagagtaccgggcgagttggccgtgcagttaggggcgcgcaactgtgagctggcattcgggagatagtgggttcgaaccccactgttggcagccctgaagatggttttccgtggtttcccattttcacaccgggcaaatgctgtggctgaaccttaattaaggccacggccgcttccttcccattcctgggcctttcttgtcccatcgtcgccataagacctacctgtgtctgtgcgacgtaaagcaaaaaaaaaaaaaaaatcaaagagttcttggatgactttgaagtggagtatccggatatcccgtgccatgcagaagtaagatggctgagcaagacgaaggtgcttcatcgagttttttgcttgcggaatgcaatagatgccttttatttatttaatagcgcacaaatgtgcattaagaatgcattaatctttcgcatattctagtaaagattttgttctcttgttgcacttgctgaaatgatagcgatcgcaatgtttttttttttttgctaggggccttacgtcgcaccgacacagataggtcttatggcgacgatgggataggaaaggcttaggagttggaaggaagcggccgtggccttaattaaggcacagccccagcatttgcctggtatgaaaatgggaaaccacggaaaaccattttcagggctgccgatagtgggattcgaacctactatctcccggatgcaagctcatagccgcgcgcctctacgcgcacggccaactcgcccggtgatcgcaATGTtcgtcacacaacatacacacacaatgtagagacgGTTCATGGAAGGTATCTATTCCAtgaatagataccttttatgacacaaAAGGGCGGCCCAAAATTCttttgcgtaatcctaagtgggtggtggactgggtctttttaagtgactttactgcccatcttgaacacttcgcttaccgagctcgatagctgcaatctcttaagtgcgaccagtatccagtattcgggagatagtaggttcgaacccctctgtcggcagccctgaagatggttttccgtggtttcctattttcacaccttaattaaggccacggccgcttccttcccagtcctagccctttcctgcctgatcgtcgccataagacatatctgtgtcggtgcgacgtaaagccaatagcaaaaagaaaaatcttggcttcagggcgaaaagcacaatatctgcgatttggtggaagaaatttaagcgttcaaaagaaaattgattttgtgggaaaaccagttgcgtgcaaggaacacaggacattttccattgcttgaagcagtgaaataaggtgtcgactttgatgagtacttgcaggcaattct
The Anabrus simplex isolate iqAnaSimp1 chromosome 3, ASM4041472v1, whole genome shotgun sequence genome window above contains:
- the LOC136867055 gene encoding uncharacterized protein, producing the protein MAATSSTADIDPSYREALLNLLLSELAEPTANHVNDYMRAELGSSRPHILGSLLAVALQEPQNVESDVPEVDQFETLLASSDSQFEVLFRMKRATVENLITVIEKSLADAHNVVAESVPVKKKVLLTCWLMGNTEQYSSASGIFGIKNELIHPIFVQICHELCVLSGRYIFWPSLERCGTITKAFEDQYGFPGVIGAIGSVHISIKRPVSEDDPNQFLNNKLNIYTTVMQAVCDDKMIFQNVCVGFPGRCSPSQVLVGSPLYSRLVDRTNPLIEPHKHILGSSSYPQLPTLLTPYSGAHLNDRQKKFNTLHDKARSIIDKSFKILKARFCRLQHVDISELEVASKVILAGCVLHNFALSHGDEFHIAPDAEINSNYSLNYKTVSHSMNSSNLSYVEVEH